The following proteins are co-located in the Calliphora vicina chromosome 2, idCalVici1.1, whole genome shotgun sequence genome:
- the LOC135950705 gene encoding uncharacterized protein LOC135950705 yields the protein MSIVNYDVLNQPHYIIPHHSVLRPQSSSTKLRVVFDASSPTSTNVSLNDILMVGPTIQEDLIITILAFRLNKFALSADVCKMYRQFLVDENDRNFQLVLWRDNTNDPINIYRLNTVTYGTSAAPFLAIRSLFFIADAYNHKFPIGSKVLKQDLYVDDLLTGAANIFELSAKKAEIIQILEKSGLQLTKWSSNVPQLAQCTEEMNLKTNNENITRTLGMSWKPNEDIFCFRFNLPNIEVPTKRSVLSVIARIFDILGLLSPIVISCKILIQELWKQQIDWDSPLNERLKGRWIQIEKSLPYINQIELPRFVQTNPDVKFDIHGFADASQLAYGCCIYIRAADPDCFHSNLLIAKSKEAPVVQQSLPRLELCAALLLCRTWDKIKHKFESYSYRIFFWSDSQIVLNWLTKHSSSLVCFVANRVSEIQNTSHNLPWRYVPSKQNPADIVSRGCLANEIISTMWFSGPEFLKKVDEEWPQNPNIETDLPPEEMRKSSFNTTIVVKSIISQIITSQSSYLRILHIIIYIHRLFHKSKRNLFISSEELQLAFWKVVHDIQSTTFKDEIDLLRNGQTLKPSFQKLSPFLHEIRSYKTTLLILRVGGRLANSSLSYDTKFPALLPKDHHFTTLYIKYLHLKHLHAGPNALLGIIRQQIWIINGRNIVRKVVRNCVHCFKYKPRLMQQIMGDLPADRLKAQRPFLVCGVDFCGPFYISYRIRGKPPYKTYVAIFVCFASKAIHIEVVSDLSTNTFLLCLKRFIGRRGIPLRLYCDNATNFVGANFKLQEFKQHFFNDDNVKSLMNYSEITGFKFVFIPPRSPHFGGLWESAVKSTKNILVKNMSKSGVTYEEFQTILIEVEAILNSRPLTPRSDDPNDGEALTPAHMIIGSSLLSLPDENLIDCKNLNYLKRWQLVTYLKQQFWMQWLRDYVLNLQQKSKWFKPCANIEEG from the coding sequence ATGTCAATTGTGAATTATGATGTTTTAAATCAACCCCATTACATTATACCACACCATTCAGTTTTACGACCACAAAGTTCTTCAACAAAACTACGAGTTGTCTTCGATGCGTCATCACCTACCTCAACTAATGTTTCATTAAACGATATTTTAATGGTTGGTCCAACAATACAAGAAGACCTCATAATAACTATTCTTGCTTTTCGTCTTAATAAATTTGCATTGTCTGCAGATGTTTGCAAAATGTACAGGCAGTTTCTCGTTGATGAAAATGATAGAAATTTTCAACTTGTTTTGTGGAGAGATAATACAAATGATCCCATTAACATTTATCGACTTAATACGGTGACTTATGGCACATCCGCTGCACCTTTTCTTGCAATaagaagtttattttttatcgcTGATGCTTATAATCACAAATTTCCGATTGGTTCTAAAGTTTTAAAGCAAGATCTGTACGTAGATGATCTGCTTACGGGGGCAGCAAATATTTTCGAACTTTCAGCGAAAAAGGCTGAAATCATCCAAATCTTAGAAAAGTCTGGTCTACAATTAACGAAATGGAGTTCTAATGTGCCACAATTAGCTCAATGTACAGaagaaatgaatttaaaaactaacaatgaaAACATAACTAGAACTCTTGGAATGTCTTGGAAACCTAATGAGGATATATTTTGCTTTCGATTTAATCTACCGAATATTGAAGTTCCTACTAAACGGTCAGTATTATCTGTAATAGCcagaatatttgatattttgggACTTTTAAGCCCTATTGTGATTTCATGTAAAATCTTAATTCAAGAATTATGGAAACAACAAATTGATTGGGATTCACCTCTAAATGAACGTTTAAAAGGTCGTTGGATTCAAATCGAGAAGAGCTTACCTTACATAAATCAAATTGAATTGCCTAGATTTGTACAAACAAATCCAGATGTTAAATTCGATATACATGGTTTCGCTGATGCCTCTCAATTAGCATACGGATGTTGTATATATATTCGAGCGGCTGATCCTGATTGTTTTCATTCAAATCTTCTAATTGCCAAATCAAAAGAAGCACCTGTAGTACAACAATCGTTACCCAGGTTAGAATTGTGCGCTGCCCTGTTATTGTGTCGAACGTGggataaaataaaacacaaatttgaATCCTACTCTTATCGAATATTCTTTTGGTCAGATTcgcaaattgttttaaactgGCTCACAAAGCATTCATCGTCTCTTGTGTGTTTCGTCGCTAATCGTGTCTCAGAAATTCAAAATACTTCTCACAATTTACCCTGGAGATATGTCCCATCGAAACAAAATCCAGCAGATATAGTATCCCGTGGGTGTCTTGCTAATGAAATAATATCAACAATGTGGTTTAGTGGacctgaatttttaaaaaaggtagatGAGGAATGGCCTCAAAACCCAAATATTGAAACTGATCTTCCGCCAGAAGAAATGAGAAAGTCTTCGTTTAACACAACTATTGTCGTAAAATCTATAATTTCGCAAATCATCACCAGTCAGTCATCGTATCTTCGTATTCTAcacattattatttatattcatcGTCTTTTTCACAAATCTAAACGGAACTTATTTATATCGTCAGAAGAACTGCAACTTGCATTCTGGAAAGTAGTCCATGACATTCAATCAACAACATTTAAAGATGAAATTGATCTTCTTCGAAATGGTCAAACTCTAAAACCAAGTTTCCAAAAGTTATCGCCTTTTTTACACGAAATTCGTAGTTACAAAACAACTTTACTAATTCTCAGAGTTGGTGGCAGGCTAGCAAATTCATCGCTGTCGTATGATACCAAGTTTCCAGCACTTCTTCCAAAAGATCATCATTTTACAACTTTGTATATTAAATACCTTCATCTAAAACATTTGCACGCGGGTCCAAATGCTCTACTGGGAATTATTCGTCAACAAATTTGGATTATAAATGGTAGAAATATCGTTAGAAAAGTGGTTCGCAACTGTGTCCACTGTTTCAAATACAAACCTCGACTCATGCAACAAATCATGGGAGATCTTCCAGCTGATCGTCTAAAAGCTCAACGTCCTTTCCTAGTTTGTGGTGTTGATTTCTGTGGACCATTCTACATATCGTACAGAATTAGAGGGAAGCCACCTTACAAAACTTATGTagcaatatttgtttgtttcgcCTCCAAGGCTATTCATATCGAAGTAGTCTCAGATTTGTCTACTAATACATTTCTCTTATGTTTAAAAAGATTTATAGGTAGACGTGGTATACCTTTGCGTTTGTACTGTGACAACGCAACAAATTTCGTTGGCGCTAACTTCAAACTTCAAGAattcaaacaacattttttcaatgaTGACAATGTTAAATCTTTAATGAACTACAGCGAAATTACAGgcttcaaatttgtatttatccCTCCCCGATCACCACATTTTGGCGGCCTTTGGGAATCGGCtgtaaaatctacaaaaaatattcttgtTAAAAACATGTCCAAATCTGGAGTCACCTATGAAGAATTTCAAACCATTCTAATTGAAGTAGAAGCTATATTAAACTCACGGCCTTTAACACCCAGATCTGACGATCCTAATGATGGGGAAGCTTTAACCCCAGCCCATATGATCATTGGTTCATCTTTGTTGTCCCTACCGGACGAAAACTTAAtagattgtaaaaatttaaattatttaaaacgttGGCAATTGGTGACATATTTAAAACAACAGTTTTGGATGCAGTGGCTTCGTGACTATGTTTTGAATCTTCAACAAAAATCTAAATGGTTCAAACCGTGTGCTAACATTGAAGAAGGATGA
- the LOC135950703 gene encoding putative nuclease HARBI1, whose product MFRIGALILLQEEEEIQQQRIVRRDLRDSSNPLEMPDTLFIQHYRVNKAAFTYILDTLTNFLPAAKKSFGIPPIIKLSACLRFFAEGGYQKGVGRDYEVGMAQSTISEVLSKVLDVLEQSLCDQWITYPSEDEKRVTSQEFYRKFGIPGIVGCIDGTHINIVAPNKNNHLYYNRKGNYSLNATLICDSKMRIRFVDATHPGACHDSFVWSTSSYRRTMQEDYLRRGSRVWLLGKMYPLEPWLLTPYRTPASASIEQKFNDVHSKCRNIIERTNGVLKNRWRCLLGARELHYEPKKAVKIINVCVALHNICIAYKCEYNNSIISDLEETELFILESGNTTERERYLASAQRIRSNIANSL is encoded by the exons ATGTTTAGAATCGGGGCATTGATATTATTGCAAGAAGAGGaggaaatacaacaacaacgaaTTGTTCGTCGAGATTTGCGAGACTCATCTAATCCCTTAGAGATGCCGGACACATT atttatCCAACATTATAGAGTGAATAAAGCAGCCTTTACATACATTCTGGATACTCTTACTAATTTTTTGCCGgcagcaaaaaaatcatttggtATTCCGCCAATCATAAAACTTAGTGCCTGTTTACGATTTTTTGCCGAGGGCGGATACCAAAAAGGGGTTGGAAGAGACTATGAAGTTGGAATGGCACAATCAACTATTTCTGAGGTACTCTCAAAAGTGTTGGACGTTTTAGAGCAGAGTCTCTGTGATCAGTGGATAACTTATCCATCGGAAGATGAAAAAAGAGTTACTTCTCAGGAATTCTACCGCAAATTTGGAATACCCGGTATTGTAGGATGTATAGATGGAACGCACATCAATATTGTAGCcccaaacaaaaataatcattTATACTATAACCGTAAAGGAAACTACAGCTTGAATGCCACACTC ATATGCGATAGTAAAATGAGAATTCGATTTGTTGATGCCACACATCCCGGAGCCTGCCACGATTCATTTGTGTGGAGTACAAGTTCCTATAGAAGAACAATGCAAGAAGACTATTTACGAAGAGGTTCCCGTGTATGGCTATtaggtaaaa tgTATCCCTTGGAGCCTTGGTTGTTAACGCCATATAGAACACCTGCATCTGCTtctattgaacaaaaatttaatgatgtccATTCTAAATGCAGAAACATCATTGAGAGAACAAATGGAGTGTTAAAAAATAGATGGAGGTGCTTGCTTGGTGCTAGAGAGCTACACTATGAACCAAAGAAAGCTGTCAAAATAATAAACGTTTGCGTAGCATTGCATAATATCTGCATTGCTTATAAGTGCGAATATAATAACAGTATTATATCTGACCTAGAAGAAACTGAACTTTTTATTCTAGAAAGCGGAAATACAACTGAACGCGAAAGATATCTGGCCTCTGCCCAACGCATCCGTTCTAATATAGCGAACTCGTTATAA